A genomic segment from Acidobacteriota bacterium encodes:
- a CDS encoding OsmC family protein produces MRVEVVFDQEARYTIVSEGRIVAPSRDPLPSPPVLFAGSLGACAGVFAVSYLKSRGLPFSGLSVVIEAGHAEEPRRLGEIRIEVRLPAAVEERHLAPIERAVNLCTLKNTLECPPAVRTVLHVPVAASR; encoded by the coding sequence ATGCGCGTCGAGGTCGTCTTCGATCAGGAGGCCCGCTACACGATCGTGAGCGAAGGGAGGATCGTCGCACCGAGCCGCGATCCGCTCCCCTCTCCACCGGTGCTCTTTGCCGGAAGCCTCGGCGCCTGCGCGGGAGTCTTCGCGGTCAGCTATCTGAAGTCCCGCGGGCTCCCCTTCAGCGGCCTGAGCGTCGTCATCGAGGCGGGGCACGCCGAGGAGCCGAGGCGCCTCGGCGAGATCCGGATCGAGGTCCGCCTCCCGGCCGCCGTCGAGGAGCGGCACCTCGCACCGATCGAGCGGGCGGTGAACCTCTGCACGCTGAAGAACACGCTGGAGTGCCCGCCCGCCGTGCGGACGGTGCTCCACGTTCCGGTGGCCGCTTCGCGTTAG
- a CDS encoding HEAT repeat domain-containing protein, whose translation MTAPELHALIEALAAEDVDDVLRSVVRLGERLPSLQGADVRKVAEALCGLFYVDVFDRPDLEPAIEAAEEALAQAGEPLIPLLIHLIEGSDIKSHLHIARVLGRIGAPSLLPLRRVLATAEDSYSRSFALYAIGKIRSEAVHEALPEVVGALMHPDKEVRDSAARALGKIVEAVPPDALTPRRRREIFEALCRAASDVQPAVRAKAARSLGKLAGRGYLDAEMVHHLRVLLEKLVTRGEETDWDRAYIVRREAIQALQALKDA comes from the coding sequence ATGACCGCCCCCGAGCTCCACGCCCTCATCGAGGCCCTCGCCGCAGAGGACGTCGACGACGTGCTCCGGAGCGTCGTGCGCCTGGGAGAACGGCTCCCCTCGCTCCAGGGGGCCGACGTGAGGAAAGTCGCCGAGGCCCTCTGCGGCCTCTTCTACGTGGACGTCTTCGATCGCCCCGACCTCGAGCCTGCGATCGAGGCGGCCGAGGAGGCGCTGGCGCAGGCCGGCGAGCCCCTCATCCCTCTCCTCATCCACCTGATCGAGGGGTCGGACATCAAGAGCCACCTGCACATCGCGCGCGTCCTCGGCAGGATCGGCGCGCCGTCGCTTCTCCCGCTGCGGCGCGTCCTCGCGACCGCCGAGGACTCGTACAGCCGGTCGTTCGCCCTCTACGCGATCGGGAAGATCCGCTCCGAAGCGGTCCACGAGGCGCTCCCCGAGGTGGTGGGGGCGCTCATGCACCCCGACAAGGAGGTCCGCGACAGCGCGGCGCGGGCGCTCGGGAAAATCGTCGAGGCCGTGCCCCCCGACGCCCTCACCCCGAGGCGACGACGCGAGATCTTCGAGGCCCTCTGCCGCGCCGCCTCGGACGTCCAGCCCGCGGTGCGCGCGAAGGCGGCGCGCAGCCTCGGCAAGCTCGCCGGGCGCGGATACCTCGACGCGGAGATGGTCCACCACCTCCGCGTCCTCCTCGAGAAGCTCGTCACCCGGGGAGAGGAGACCGACTGGGATCGGGCCTACATCGTTCGCCGCGAGGCGATCCAGGCCCTTCAAGCGCTGAAGGATGCGTGA
- the gltA gene encoding NADPH-dependent glutamate synthase, producing the protein MFRIVRRDQFGPGTFLWEIEAPDVARAARPGHFLMVRIDETGERIPLTVADYDVDAGTVSVVVQAVGKTTHQMMALPEGAEILDFIGPLGVASEARPLGKVVLVGGGLGVAPVFPQLRAHKLAGNTTISIIGFRSADRIFWREKFASFSDEMIVATDDGSAGMKGFVTDALKAVLGKHPDVKLVIAIGPLVMMKACAHVTRPMGIRTFVSLNSIMVDGTGMCGSCRVSVGGDMKFACVDGPDFDGHGVDFDELMLRQKRFEREEREAMDRFGREAAALRSFGAGGSDPAVAVSRCRALPAAPEPMPPLPPGVKPAVKTIRTVGPTKMRMPEQPPDVRAHNFEEVNLGYSLDLALLEADRCLQCRKPKCVPGCPVEIDIPAFIAALSRKDIAASYRVLKEANGLPAVCGRVCPQETQCEANCVVGGKLEPVAIGRLERFVADFAVGRGWDEETKAPLTGKRAAIVGSGPAGLACAGDLAKAGVDVTIYEALHVAGGVLKYGIPEFRLPNDTIDVEIENLKRLGVRIELDTIIGKLFTIPQLMGERGFDAVFVATGAGSPRFMGVPGEALNGVFSANEFLTRVNLMQGFRQPLYDTPVGMGRRVAVVGAGNTAMDAARVALRMGAESVTVVYRRSRAECPARAEELHHAMEEGIVFRWLTNPVAVLDDGKGWVKGMTCIRMELGEPDESGRRRPVAVPGSEFEVDVDTVICALGTRANPVIAQTTPGIRTNKWGYLVVDEATGETNIPGVYAGGDIVTGSATVILAMGAGRRAAKAMLRHLGVSPGGSASGDGGPAEAAGEAIEAASGRPVAP; encoded by the coding sequence GTGTTCAGGATTGTCAGGCGCGACCAGTTCGGCCCCGGAACTTTTCTCTGGGAGATCGAGGCGCCCGATGTCGCGCGCGCCGCCCGCCCCGGGCACTTCCTGATGGTGAGGATCGACGAGACGGGGGAGCGCATCCCCCTCACCGTCGCCGACTACGACGTCGACGCCGGGACCGTGAGCGTCGTCGTCCAGGCCGTCGGCAAGACGACGCACCAGATGATGGCCCTTCCCGAAGGGGCGGAGATCCTGGATTTCATCGGGCCCCTGGGCGTCGCGAGCGAGGCTCGGCCCCTCGGCAAGGTAGTCCTCGTCGGCGGCGGCCTCGGGGTCGCCCCGGTCTTCCCCCAGCTCCGGGCTCACAAGCTGGCCGGAAACACGACCATCTCCATCATCGGGTTCAGGAGCGCCGACCGGATCTTCTGGCGCGAGAAGTTCGCCTCCTTCAGCGACGAGATGATCGTGGCGACCGACGACGGCTCCGCCGGCATGAAGGGGTTCGTCACCGACGCGCTCAAGGCCGTGCTCGGCAAGCACCCGGACGTGAAGCTCGTCATCGCCATCGGTCCCCTGGTCATGATGAAGGCCTGCGCGCACGTGACGCGCCCCATGGGAATCCGCACCTTCGTCTCGCTCAACTCGATCATGGTCGATGGGACCGGGATGTGCGGCTCGTGCCGCGTCTCGGTCGGCGGCGACATGAAGTTCGCGTGCGTGGACGGCCCCGACTTCGACGGGCACGGCGTGGACTTCGACGAGCTGATGCTGCGGCAGAAGCGCTTCGAGCGCGAGGAGCGCGAGGCGATGGATCGCTTCGGCCGCGAGGCGGCCGCGCTCCGGAGCTTCGGCGCCGGCGGATCGGATCCGGCCGTGGCCGTCTCGAGGTGCCGCGCGCTTCCGGCCGCCCCCGAGCCCATGCCCCCGCTGCCGCCGGGGGTGAAGCCCGCCGTGAAGACGATTCGCACCGTCGGCCCGACCAAGATGAGGATGCCCGAGCAGCCCCCCGACGTCCGGGCGCACAACTTCGAGGAGGTCAACCTCGGGTACTCCCTCGACCTCGCGCTCCTCGAGGCCGATCGCTGCCTCCAGTGCAGGAAGCCGAAGTGCGTTCCCGGCTGTCCGGTGGAGATCGACATCCCGGCCTTCATCGCCGCCCTCTCCCGCAAGGACATCGCCGCGTCGTACCGCGTGCTCAAGGAGGCGAACGGCCTCCCCGCGGTCTGCGGCCGCGTCTGCCCGCAGGAGACGCAGTGCGAGGCGAACTGCGTCGTCGGCGGCAAGCTCGAGCCGGTGGCGATCGGCAGGCTCGAGCGCTTCGTCGCGGACTTCGCGGTCGGCCGGGGGTGGGACGAGGAGACGAAGGCCCCTCTCACGGGGAAGCGCGCGGCGATCGTCGGGAGCGGCCCGGCGGGGCTCGCCTGCGCGGGCGACCTGGCCAAGGCCGGGGTCGACGTGACGATCTACGAGGCGCTGCACGTGGCGGGCGGCGTGCTGAAGTACGGGATTCCCGAGTTCCGCCTTCCCAACGACACCATCGACGTCGAGATCGAGAACCTGAAGCGCCTCGGCGTGAGGATCGAGCTCGACACGATTATCGGCAAGCTCTTCACCATCCCGCAGCTCATGGGGGAGCGCGGGTTCGACGCCGTCTTCGTCGCGACCGGAGCGGGCTCCCCCCGATTCATGGGCGTCCCGGGCGAGGCGCTCAACGGCGTCTTCTCGGCCAACGAGTTCCTGACGCGCGTGAACCTCATGCAGGGATTCCGGCAGCCCCTCTACGACACCCCCGTCGGGATGGGACGCCGCGTCGCCGTCGTCGGGGCCGGCAACACCGCCATGGACGCCGCGCGCGTCGCGCTGCGCATGGGGGCCGAATCGGTGACCGTCGTCTACCGGCGCAGCCGCGCGGAGTGCCCCGCCCGTGCCGAGGAGCTCCATCACGCGATGGAGGAGGGAATCGTCTTCCGCTGGCTCACCAACCCCGTGGCGGTGCTCGACGACGGCAAGGGGTGGGTGAAAGGGATGACGTGCATCCGCATGGAGCTCGGCGAGCCCGACGAGTCGGGGCGGCGCAGGCCAGTCGCCGTCCCCGGCTCCGAGTTCGAGGTGGACGTCGACACGGTGATCTGCGCCCTCGGCACGCGGGCGAACCCCGTCATCGCGCAGACGACCCCCGGGATCCGGACCAACAAGTGGGGATACCTCGTCGTCGACGAGGCGACGGGCGAGACCAACATCCCGGGCGTCTACGCGGGCGGCGACATCGTCACCGGCTCGGCCACGGTCATCCTTGCGATGGGAGCGGGGCGGCGCGCGGCGAAGGCGATGCTCCGGCACCTCGGAGTGTCCCCGGGCGGGAGCGCCTCCGGGGACGGCGGCCCGGCCGAAGCGGCGGGAGAAGCGATCGAGGCGGCCTCCGGTCGCCCGGTCGCCCCCTGA
- a CDS encoding archaemetzincin family Zn-dependent metalloprotease — MRAVRLQPVGDVEATEVETLAAGLEAVGFRCAIAADRIDPSFAYHADRGQYHSTAILARLASSPASDIRLAVTAVDLFIPILTFVFGEAQMGGPCAIVSTKRLGQEFYGLPPDGSLRSERLLKEALHEIGHTLGLRHCDDYRCAMASSHAVERIDVKEAAYCIACAGTVRSL; from the coding sequence ATGAGGGCGGTTCGGCTCCAGCCGGTCGGGGACGTCGAGGCGACGGAGGTCGAGACGCTGGCGGCGGGGCTCGAGGCGGTCGGCTTCCGGTGCGCCATCGCCGCCGATCGGATCGATCCCTCCTTCGCGTACCACGCGGACCGCGGCCAGTACCATTCGACTGCGATCCTCGCGCGCCTCGCCTCGTCGCCGGCGTCCGACATCCGACTCGCGGTGACGGCGGTGGATCTCTTCATCCCGATCCTGACGTTCGTCTTCGGCGAGGCGCAGATGGGTGGGCCGTGCGCCATCGTCTCGACGAAGCGGCTCGGCCAGGAGTTCTACGGGCTGCCGCCCGACGGGTCCTTGAGGAGCGAGAGGCTCCTCAAGGAGGCGCTCCACGAGATCGGACACACGCTCGGCCTGCGGCACTGCGACGACTACCGGTGCGCGATGGCCTCGTCCCACGCGGTCGAGAGGATCGATGTCAAGGAGGCGGCGTACTGCATCGCGTGCGCCGGGACCGTCCGCTCCCTCTAA